A genome region from Prionailurus bengalensis isolate Pbe53 chromosome B4, Fcat_Pben_1.1_paternal_pri, whole genome shotgun sequence includes the following:
- the LOC122473576 gene encoding alpha-2-macroglobulin-like protein 1, whose amino-acid sequence MWARLLLGILALSPAIAEKSLPNYLVTLPAQLNFPSTQKVCLDLSPGNHDVKFTITLETKDKTQKLLETSGLKKRHFHCTSFLVPPPAGGTEEVATIWVSGTGNSINFVEKKKVLIQRQENGLFIQTDKPIYNPGHKVHFRIVTLNSSFLPVNDKYAMVELQVGRSFLSFSVSCGKGEMISVLKPQARNHSEMLAQCPRWSPRPSTHNSPQALPALWPVLSHPLRPEPLSLRTHCPAATSLPTLIPVTSLLRASSTGLSSVLLLLSWPFL is encoded by the exons ATGTGGGCTCGACTCCTTCTAGGAATATTGGCCCTGTCACCAGCCATTGCAGAAAAATCTCTCCC AAACTACCTGGTGACCTTACCAGCCCAGCTTAACTTCCCCTCTACCCAGAAAGTTTGTCTGGATCTGAGCCCTGGGAACCATGATGTAAAATTCACTATTACTCTGGAGACCAAAGACAAGACCCAGAAGTTGCTAGAAACCTCTGGGTTGAAGAAGAGACACTTCCATTGCACCTCCTTTCTG GTACCACCTCCTGCTGGTGGCACAGAAGAAGTGGCTACAATCTGGGTGTCGGGAACTGGAAATAGCATCAATTTTGTGGAGAAGAAAAAGGTTCTGATTCAGAGGCAGGAGAACGGCCTCTTTATACAAACTGACAAGCCCATCTACAACCCGGGGCACAAAG TGCATTTCCGCATCGTCACCCTGAACAGCAGCTTTCTTCCCGTGAATGACAAG taCGCCATGGTGGAACTGCAGGTAGGTagaagtttcctttccttttctgtcagcTGTGGAAAAGGGGAGATGATTTCGGTGCTCAAACCCCAGGCCAGAAACCACTCTGAGATGTTGGCCCAGTGCCCAAGATGGAGTCCGCGGCCCAGCACCCACAATTCCCCCCAAGCCTTGCCTGCTCTCTGGCCTGTGCTCTCCCACCCTCTCAGGCCTGAACCTCTGTCGTTAAGGACACACTGCCCTGCGGCCACCAGCCTTCCCACTCTGATTCCCGTGACTTCTCTGCTCCGTGCGAGTTCCACCGGGCTCAGTTCTGTACTCCTCTTGTTGTCATGGCCGTTCTTGTAG